In Pradoshia eiseniae, one DNA window encodes the following:
- the hpt gene encoding hypoxanthine phosphoribosyltransferase produces the protein MTIHNDIEKILISEEEIQEKIKEVGAMLTEEYKDKNPLVIGVLKGAMPFMNDLLKRVDSYLEMDFMDVSSYGSAQVSSGEVKIIKDLNTSVEGRDLLIIEDIIDSGLTLSYLVDLFRYRKAKSIKLVTLLDKPSGRKADIQADYACFNVPNEFVVGYGLDYIEKYRNLPYIGVLKREVYES, from the coding sequence ATGACTATCCACAATGACATAGAAAAGATTTTGATTTCCGAGGAGGAGATCCAAGAGAAAATCAAAGAAGTGGGTGCCATGCTCACTGAGGAATACAAGGACAAAAACCCACTTGTAATCGGTGTTTTGAAAGGTGCTATGCCTTTTATGAATGATTTGCTGAAACGCGTTGACAGCTATTTGGAAATGGATTTCATGGATGTTTCCAGCTATGGTTCTGCCCAAGTTTCATCTGGTGAAGTGAAAATTATCAAGGATTTGAACACGTCGGTAGAAGGGCGAGACTTGCTTATTATCGAGGACATCATTGATAGCGGCCTCACTTTATCTTATTTGGTCGATCTATTCCGCTACCGTAAGGCTAAATCAATCAAGCTCGTTACCTTGCTTGATAAGCCGTCCGGACGCAAAGCAGATATACAGGCAGACTACGCTTGCTTTAACGTGCCGAATGAATTTGTTGTCGGCTATGGGTTGGATTACATAGAAAAGTACCGTAATCTCCCGTATATTGGGGTTCTAAAAAGAGAAGTTTATGAATCATAA
- a CDS encoding vWA domain-containing protein yields MKTGTVKQILLLTDGCSNRGENPSAMAALAREEGLVVNVIGVMSKDIIDERAMGEIEQIAIAGGGIHQIVYAEQLSQTVQMVTRKAMNETIQGVVNKELQQILGNQLTLEELPPEKRGEIMEVVEDLGETVRMEVLVLVDTSASMKHKLPTVKEALIDLSISLNARSGDNQFAVYIFPGKRAEAELVLDWSPRVESLSKIFEKLTTGGITPTGPAIREAIRHFKDKSSLRRLADDDESYSEETM; encoded by the coding sequence ATGAAGACAGGAACAGTGAAACAGATTCTTTTGCTGACAGACGGCTGCTCAAACAGGGGAGAAAATCCATCAGCCATGGCTGCCTTAGCAAGAGAAGAAGGGCTGGTTGTCAATGTAATCGGAGTGATGAGCAAGGACATCATAGATGAACGGGCAATGGGTGAAATTGAGCAGATTGCTATCGCCGGTGGAGGCATTCATCAAATTGTCTATGCTGAACAGCTATCTCAAACCGTACAAATGGTCACAAGAAAAGCCATGAACGAAACCATTCAGGGGGTAGTCAATAAAGAGCTGCAGCAGATTCTTGGTAATCAGCTTACGCTAGAGGAACTGCCTCCTGAAAAGCGGGGAGAAATTATGGAGGTCGTTGAGGACCTTGGTGAAACAGTAAGAATGGAAGTCCTTGTTCTGGTCGATACGAGCGCTAGTATGAAGCATAAGCTGCCAACGGTCAAAGAAGCACTGATTGACCTTTCTATCAGCCTGAATGCCAGAAGCGGCGATAATCAATTCGCTGTCTATATATTTCCCGGGAAAAGAGCAGAAGCGGAGCTTGTGCTTGATTGGTCACCAAGGGTAGAATCACTATCTAAGATATTTGAAAAGCTAACAACTGGCGGAATCACGCCGACCGGGCCGGCTATAAGGGAAGCAATTAGGCATTTCAAGGATAAGTCTTCTTTAAGGAGATTGGCAGATGATGACGAGTCATACAGTGAAGAGACCATGTAG
- the ftsH gene encoding ATP-dependent zinc metalloprotease FtsH produces the protein MNRIFKNTIFYLFIFVAIIGVVSVFNQNSEPTTQMSNTEFINKLEAGEIKSADLQVENGVYAVTGQEKGAKEDEFYVTYILSEQAQKVTDLIDDQGVPTNVKGAEQTSAWVTFLTSMIPFVIILLLFFFLLNNAQGGGNKVMNFGKSKAKLYSEEKKKVRFKDVAGADEEKQELVEVVEFLKDPRKFAELGARIPKGVLLVGPPGTGKTLLARAVAGEAGVPFFSISGSDFVEMFVGVGASRVRDLFENAKKNAPCIIFIDEIDAVGRQRGAGLGGGHDEREQTLNQLLVEMDGFGANEGIIIIAATNRPDILDPALLRPGRFDRQITVDRPDLNGREAVLRVHAQGKPLSDDVDLKAIAMRTPGFSGADLENLLNEAALVAARQDKKEVDMSDIDEATDRVIAGPAKKSRVISKKERNIVAFHESGHTVIGLVLDEADMVHKVTIVPRGQAGGYAVMLPREDRYFMTKPELYDKITGLLGGRVAEEIVFGEVSTGAHNDFQRATSIARKMVTEYGMSDKLGPMQFGQPQGGQVFLGRDINSEQNYSDKIAYEIDTEIQSIIKTCYERARTILTENRGKLDLIANTLLEIETLDAEQIRHLADHGTLPERKKTNGDVKVNFSSKEKSPVVSEDLSKEDGTIAEGRNDEQNPPAPPNMETDDPNKL, from the coding sequence ATGAACCGTATATTTAAAAATACAATATTTTATTTATTTATTTTTGTGGCGATCATTGGGGTCGTGAGTGTATTTAACCAAAACTCCGAACCAACCACACAAATGTCAAATACTGAGTTCATAAACAAACTTGAAGCTGGTGAAATTAAATCTGCCGACCTACAGGTAGAGAACGGTGTATACGCTGTAACAGGTCAAGAAAAAGGTGCTAAGGAAGATGAGTTTTATGTAACCTATATTCTTTCTGAGCAAGCACAGAAGGTCACTGATCTGATTGATGACCAGGGTGTGCCTACTAATGTAAAAGGCGCTGAACAAACAAGCGCTTGGGTAACATTCCTTACTTCCATGATTCCGTTTGTGATTATCTTGCTATTATTCTTCTTCTTGCTGAATAATGCGCAAGGCGGCGGAAACAAGGTAATGAATTTTGGCAAGAGCAAAGCTAAGCTATACAGCGAAGAAAAGAAAAAGGTTCGCTTCAAAGACGTTGCGGGAGCCGATGAGGAGAAGCAGGAGCTTGTTGAGGTTGTTGAATTCTTGAAAGATCCTCGCAAATTCGCTGAACTCGGTGCTAGAATTCCAAAGGGTGTCCTTTTAGTGGGACCTCCGGGAACTGGTAAAACATTGCTTGCAAGAGCAGTGGCTGGTGAAGCTGGCGTACCGTTTTTCTCTATTAGCGGTTCTGACTTCGTTGAAATGTTCGTTGGTGTCGGTGCATCGCGTGTACGTGATTTGTTTGAGAATGCGAAGAAAAATGCTCCATGTATCATCTTTATTGATGAGATAGATGCAGTTGGACGCCAGCGTGGCGCAGGCCTTGGCGGCGGGCATGATGAACGTGAGCAAACATTGAACCAGTTGCTCGTTGAAATGGATGGTTTCGGTGCTAATGAGGGAATCATTATTATTGCTGCGACTAACCGTCCGGATATCCTTGACCCTGCGTTATTACGTCCAGGACGTTTCGACCGTCAAATTACGGTTGATCGCCCAGACCTAAACGGCAGGGAAGCGGTCCTTCGTGTTCACGCACAGGGCAAACCGCTTTCTGATGATGTAGATCTTAAAGCAATTGCGATGAGAACACCAGGCTTCTCAGGTGCAGATCTTGAGAACCTGTTGAATGAAGCAGCTCTCGTAGCGGCTAGACAAGATAAGAAGGAAGTTGACATGAGTGATATCGATGAGGCGACTGACCGTGTTATTGCCGGTCCTGCCAAGAAGAGCCGTGTCATTTCCAAGAAGGAAAGAAACATCGTGGCTTTCCACGAATCCGGTCATACCGTTATCGGCCTTGTATTGGACGAAGCGGATATGGTTCATAAAGTAACAATCGTTCCGCGAGGCCAGGCAGGCGGATATGCAGTCATGCTTCCACGTGAGGACCGTTACTTCATGACCAAGCCAGAGCTTTATGATAAGATTACCGGTCTATTAGGCGGACGTGTTGCAGAGGAAATCGTGTTTGGAGAAGTAAGTACTGGTGCTCACAATGACTTCCAGCGCGCGACAAGCATCGCTAGAAAAATGGTCACTGAATACGGTATGAGTGACAAGCTTGGTCCAATGCAGTTCGGTCAACCACAAGGTGGTCAAGTATTCCTTGGGCGTGACATCAATAGTGAACAAAACTACTCTGACAAGATTGCTTACGAGATTGATACAGAGATTCAAAGCATCATCAAGACATGCTATGAGCGCGCAAGAACAATCCTTACTGAAAATCGCGGTAAGCTTGATTTAATCGCTAATACATTGCTTGAAATAGAAACCTTGGATGCAGAACAAATTCGTCACCTAGCGGACCATGGCACATTGCCTGAGCGCAAGAAAACGAATGGTGATGTAAAGGTGAACTTCTCTTCTAAAGAAAAATCACCAGTTGTATCTGAAGATTTATCGAAAGAAGATGGGACAATCGCTGAAGGCAGGAACGATGAACAAAATCCGCCTGCACCTCCTAATATGGAGACAGATGACCCGAATAAGCTATAA
- a CDS encoding serine/threonine-protein kinase: MMTSHTVKRPCSFQIGTFITGKWHKNHYELRKELGFGANGIVYLAQSSKGIVAVKFSDNNATIASEVNVLKSFAKAQGDSLGPSLIDVDDYVVNGKVYPFYVMEFIKGDSLLVYLRKRGNEWLNVLSLQLLGQLEQLHQLGWVFGDLKPENLIIQWPEQRVRFIDVGGTTQQGRAIKEYTEYFDRGYWGLGGRKAEPSYDLFSLAMVMLTAAYGKRVPKAEGGLKELGERVKAKKELAVIEPVLMKAFAGKYASAREMKQELADTIHRKSSAYHRPVPVKMSRMQIRKVKGKQKKSGRMAETLFLILLVTLLYAIYMLGLIV, encoded by the coding sequence ATGATGACGAGTCATACAGTGAAGAGACCATGTAGCTTCCAGATAGGGACCTTCATTACGGGTAAGTGGCATAAAAATCATTATGAGCTGCGTAAGGAACTGGGCTTTGGCGCTAACGGAATTGTTTACCTGGCTCAATCCTCAAAGGGAATTGTCGCAGTAAAGTTCAGCGATAACAATGCCACGATTGCTAGTGAAGTGAATGTATTAAAATCATTTGCGAAGGCCCAAGGGGATTCCCTGGGGCCTTCTTTGATAGATGTCGACGATTATGTCGTAAATGGGAAGGTATATCCATTTTATGTGATGGAATTTATCAAAGGGGATTCCTTGCTGGTCTATTTGCGTAAACGCGGCAATGAATGGCTAAACGTCCTTTCCTTGCAGCTGCTTGGCCAGCTTGAACAATTGCACCAGCTGGGCTGGGTATTTGGCGACTTGAAGCCTGAGAATCTTATTATCCAATGGCCTGAGCAAAGGGTTCGTTTCATAGATGTCGGTGGCACAACACAACAGGGGAGAGCGATAAAGGAATATACCGAATACTTTGACCGCGGCTACTGGGGTCTTGGTGGACGAAAGGCGGAGCCATCCTATGATTTATTTTCTTTGGCGATGGTCATGCTGACGGCGGCCTATGGGAAAAGAGTACCAAAGGCAGAGGGTGGTCTAAAAGAGTTAGGTGAAAGAGTTAAGGCTAAAAAGGAGCTTGCAGTCATTGAACCGGTTTTGATGAAGGCTTTTGCAGGTAAATATGCAAGTGCGAGAGAAATGAAGCAGGAATTAGCAGATACCATCCATCGCAAATCTAGTGCTTATCATCGTCCGGTTCCAGTTAAGATGAGCCGGATGCAAATAAGAAAAGTGAAAGGGAAACAGAAGAAGAGCGGCCGTATGGCAGAAACGCTTTTCCTTATTCTCCTTGTTACCCTTCTTTATGCAATTTACATGCTAGGCCTGATTGTATAA
- the tilS gene encoding tRNA lysidine(34) synthetase TilS has translation MLESKVSAFIKQKQLIDPGDSCLVGVSGGPDSIALLAYMKELAPAYGLTIMVAHVDHMFRGEESYQDYRYVEGMCDRWNIPFMGARIDVPKHIRQTGKNAQQASRDCRYAHYEAIMKKYSVKKLILAHHLDDQAETILMNLVRGSTGKARMGIPVKRPFADGMLIRPFLAVTRDEVMDYCERMNLSPRFDPSNEKDVYTRNRFRKYILPIIKKENKQAMNHIQRFSEELELDEDYLQSLAQEKFEKLGMMQENGKWIVEIARLSEVPKPLQRRVIQLILNYLYQVKPFVFSYVHIDSIQSLLVESDPSISLQLPLGLRVTKTYERLLFHFGELPVSSYSNELCMPGITVLGNGYAIETALWDGTVEDVFQESANACIIPIAKDRLPLLVRNRLDGDRYKPKGFAGHKKLKKLFIERKIPIHLRDSWPIVTDKNGAIVWIPGLQQVSAEHSPNAIYIMVKYTELNS, from the coding sequence ATGTTAGAGAGTAAAGTTTCTGCTTTTATAAAGCAAAAACAGTTAATAGATCCCGGTGACTCTTGTTTAGTAGGCGTTTCAGGCGGACCGGATTCCATCGCTCTATTAGCTTATATGAAAGAGCTGGCGCCTGCATATGGTTTGACAATTATGGTCGCGCATGTGGACCATATGTTCAGGGGAGAGGAATCCTATCAGGACTACCGATATGTGGAGGGAATGTGCGACCGGTGGAATATCCCTTTTATGGGGGCAAGAATTGATGTTCCTAAGCATATTAGACAAACCGGAAAAAATGCCCAACAGGCCTCTCGGGATTGTCGGTATGCGCACTATGAAGCTATAATGAAGAAATATTCGGTGAAAAAGCTAATTTTAGCCCATCATTTAGATGATCAAGCTGAAACCATCCTGATGAATTTGGTCAGGGGAAGCACTGGAAAAGCAAGAATGGGAATTCCCGTTAAAAGGCCTTTTGCAGATGGGATGCTCATTCGCCCATTTTTGGCTGTTACAAGGGATGAAGTCATGGACTATTGTGAACGAATGAACCTGAGCCCGCGCTTCGACCCAAGCAATGAAAAAGATGTTTATACGAGGAACCGTTTTCGTAAATACATTTTGCCAATCATCAAGAAGGAAAACAAGCAAGCAATGAATCATATTCAACGTTTCTCAGAGGAACTTGAGCTGGATGAGGATTATCTGCAAAGTCTTGCTCAAGAGAAATTTGAAAAGCTTGGCATGATGCAGGAAAATGGGAAGTGGATTGTTGAAATTGCCCGTCTTTCAGAAGTGCCAAAACCTTTACAAAGAAGGGTGATTCAACTAATATTAAACTATCTTTATCAAGTGAAACCTTTCGTGTTTTCATACGTACATATAGATAGTATTCAATCCCTGCTTGTGGAATCGGACCCTTCCATCTCTTTGCAATTGCCTCTTGGCCTTCGAGTGACAAAGACATACGAGCGGTTGCTTTTCCATTTTGGGGAGCTGCCTGTTTCATCTTATTCTAATGAGCTCTGTATGCCAGGAATAACAGTGCTGGGGAATGGTTATGCGATTGAAACAGCATTATGGGACGGAACTGTTGAGGATGTGTTTCAAGAATCAGCTAATGCCTGCATTATCCCAATCGCAAAAGATAGGCTTCCTTTGCTGGTACGCAACAGGCTTGATGGAGACCGTTATAAGCCGAAAGGATTTGCGGGACATAAGAAGCTGAAGAAGCTATTTATTGAGCGCAAAATCCCAATTCATTTGCGTGATTCCTGGCCGATTGTCACTGACAAGAATGGCGCCATCGTCTGGATACCAGGATTGCAGCAGGTAAGTGCCGAACATTCGCCGAATGCTATATATATCATGGTAAAGTATACTGAATTAAACTCCTAG